aaccctttaagcagcacaacatttacagtgttgataataataaatgtttcttgagcagcaaatcagcatattagaatgatttctgaaggatcatgtgacactgaagactggagtaatgatgctgaaaaatcacaggaataaattttaaatattaaaataataaaataaaaaaacattattttttgaaattttaataatatttcaaaatattactgtttgtactggatttaaatgcagccttggtgtgcataagagacttctttcaaaacattaaaaaaaaaagtataccaGTCTCCCGAAGCGCTACTGTGCCACAAAAGTATGACTGACATCAGACATTTGTTTTAAGGGATTTTCTCTAATCTAAGTGTTATGCAAATTATTGTAAGTCAGAAGGTTATACCATTTCACCGTCGTAGGTTAAGCATTCCTGGTAGACACGGTCTAGGAAAACACTAGTTAGAGTTCCGGTGCCATAGCGAGACAGCTCTTCTTTACTGAGCATCCCATTATGGTCCTTATCCAGGTTGAGGTACTGTCCTGTAAACAGGAAATATGATGATTAACCTATGAGATTTAACTTATAACTTACATTATTATAACACTgataaagtgaattttgcagTCATACCATAAACTCGAAGAGCAGAAGGTGCAGAGAACCAGTTGGACTCCTGACTCTCCTTTGACAGCTCCTCGTCTCGAagctataaattaaaaaaaatatcttaatgttgCAGGTCACCCACATGGGAGAACTTTAGAACAGCTAGCTAACTAGATGATGGACGGTTGGACGgaagggtggatggatggatggatggatggatggatgggtggtaagatagatagatagatagatagatagatagatagatagttgggtggatggatggatggatggatggatgagagaatagatagatagattctatctattcatcaaagaattctgaaaaaaatttattacagtatgtttcaccccaaacttgtgaacaagtgtataaaatatttttatattgttatatatcaTAGGTTCACTTGAGCGAGAATCTGTACACTACCTCAAGTAGGTCATCTAAGAAACTGCAAGCCAGGATGTCCTGAATTTTAATCTTCCCTGCAGAGCAAGTATAAAACATTAGAATGATTCGTTTCATCCCAGTTTTTCCACAGGATAAAATCTGAATGATGTCTGCAGGTGCTCTGACTTATATTTAAAGGCAAAgttagaatttaaaaaaacagcacaacCACAGGAGAATTACCAGTGTGTAGAGGATCAAGGAAGAAGAAGAACTTGCGAACGGCAGTGCAAACATAAAACGAGTAGAAGGATTTCTCCAGGCCATCTAGTTGAGGGAGTGTGGGAATTAACTCCAGGATGTAGTTCTCCAAATCCTGCAGAAATAAACAGTCGCACACGGAAGTCTTTCCTTTAAACAATACAGCTTTACTCCTAAGAAGATATTGTGAATACTGTGATTTTTACTGTTTCAGACAGAGTCCTGATTTTATGTAACGGATGGAATAATATTTACGTGTCGGGTGCGGTGCGGGTGCGGGTCTGACATGCGGTAGGCACAAGTAGACTGCGGGTCCAATAGCCAAGACTATTCCAACTCAATTTCTCACCAGAGTCCTGATTTgtctgtgttgtgttttttttactctcatagattgtgttcccattgacatgcattatatgactgacagactgcaacggttggagttaaaaatcatcatttgtgttctactgaagaaacaaagtcacctacatcttggatgccctgggggtaagcagataaacatcaaattttcatttttggatgaactatccctttaaaggctTCTAATTACAGCAGGATTTGTAGCgctgagcattgtagccaatcatacTGCATCTGATTGATTATTAAAGGGATGGCGCTTTGCTcgctttatgtatttaatataggcgatttacaatttgaataaaagttttagagtATTTTTCGCACTGCTACAAAGAGGACCAGCGGCCAGGTAAACACTGCTTAGTTTCAGAAGAGACAACTGCGTTTAAATGCCGAGTGAATCTGATCAAATATTTCCTAGTTTTAAGCTTACAATTAAATAGCCCTACTAAAACATtctttgttctattattttacttgtgttgtttaatgcaatgtttaattAGATGCAGCGACATATAATGCCTAATGTTGGTTTTATTGCTTGTGTTAGGCTacatgagaaaaatatttttgtctacCTGATGTAGGAGATTTAATGCGGGTGCGGGTCGGGTCAGGTGCGGGCTAAAATTAGTGTTTCTGTCGTATATCGGGTCGGGTGTGCTGTTAATAACTGCAGGTGCAGGGTTTATCAAACAGGACCTGTGCAGGTCTCTAATTTCAGAGGGTAAAATGAGATTACTTACAGACTCACGGAGATAACCCTGTCCCGCTACATCATAGAGACTCAAACCAATCCTGGTTTGGTGCAGCCACACTGCCAGAGAAGAAATGCAGAAATACACATATGTATTATTGTGTTCTGAGTCAAATAAAAGATCTAAAAGACTCATAATTAACTGGCGCCATAAGATGAGAATGCAATGAGAGCATACATCACAGAATTATAGTTACCTTTCCTCATGACATAGTTGAAGAACTGCATAATTGAAATCCTCCCATATGGATCATTATGAAGCAGTTTGGCGTAGACTCTGGCAGTGAAGAAAAGCCTGATGGGGTGTAATGATTGTGAAACAAACATCTCAGTGAGTCATAAGCATTGTCCACCTACGAATTATACTGACTTAGAATACAGTTATCAGCCCATCCTACTCAAGGTTTGAGTGATGCTAATTGGTCACTACACTTGTCAACGATGCACTTACTTGCATTTGGCGCCTGCTTGTTCTCCAACCTTTAGGAAACTCTCATAACTGATCATGGCCTCATCACCGGTCGTGGGCGGCACTTGATGCTTATCGAGAAGAAACCAAAGGTTCTGTAGGAAATATGAAAAATCATACATTTAGAAGaggaaataaaaaacacaaacacatttaataacTAAACAAAAGCTGATAATGAATGCTTTGTTTGGGACACAGACCAAATACAATGCTCTCTTACTTGTAACTCTTCATTGTCCAATAGTTCCCGGCTTTTCCTTTGGAGAAACACTGCCCTCGATTCTTCTCTGAGTTTCTGCAGCAAGACTTCATCTTCTGCAGGAAGCTGAGGTGAAATATTGTGAAGTTAAGATTAAGTAGATAATACGAACACTacagtttggggtcagatttaaaaaaaaaaaaaaaaaaaaaaaaaacaattttaaagaaattgctACTTATATTAAGGCAAATATgcattaagttgatcaaaagtgacagtaaaaaattttaaaatgttacaaaagatttctatttcaaatatatgatgttcttttgatccttctattcatcaaagtatccctttcacaaaaatacattaagctgcacaactgttttcaagacTGATGAtactaataaatgtttcttgatcatcaaatcatcatattagaatgatttctgaaggatcatgtgacactgaagactggagtaatgatgctgaaaattcagctttgatcacaggaataatttacattttaaaatatattaacatagaaaacagttatttttgatcaaataaatgcagctttggtgagcataagaaacttctttcaaaaacatttaaaaatcttactaaatGGTAGTATAAGTAGATGAACAATATGAAAAAGTGGAGCAGCTTCAGTAAGTGTGATGACCTTTAAATTAATATCTTCAAGACTAGACATTTATCATTGTCATGATAGGTCAGATTATGATAAATGGATGTAACTGTAACATTTTATTATGATATAATATACCACAACCACTGTTAACACTGTATTCTCATTACTGATTAGACCCAGAACAACTCACCCTGTAGTAGAAGCGTGGGATGTGTTTAAACGAGTCATCTTCTCCTTTCTCACCTCCTTTCCAGTCAGTGTAATACTTGGTGAACAGTTCAGTTTCCTCCGCTTTCTTCTCCTCCTCTGTTTTGCCATCTGTTCAGTACAATTAACCCACACATTAAGGTTATTCActcagcatttatctgaaatagaaagctttttgtaatattatacactactgttcaaaagtttgggttcagtaagatttttttggtaacacttgacaataagcttcctgaagcttcggagcgttatgaatcagcatgttgaatcatgattcggatcacgtgtcaaaccgccaaactgctgaaatcacgtgactttggcgctccgaaccgctgattcaacacgttgattcataacgctccgaagcttcatgaagcagtgttttgaaatcggccatcaatatataagtcgctattttgttttttttggcgcaccaaaaatattcttgtcgctttataatgttaatattgaaccactgtaatcacatgaactgatttaaatatgtttttagtacattaatggatcttgaaagaggaaatgtcattgctggctatgcaggcctcgctgagccatcggatttcaacaaaaatatctcaatttgtgttccgaagattaacgaaggtcttacgggtgtagaacggcatgagggtgagtaataaatgacattattctcatttttgggtgaactaaccctttaacattagttaatgcactgtgcactgactaacaaacaatgaacaattgtattttcatgaactaacgttaacgaagattagtaaatacagtaacaaatgtattgctcatggttagttcatgttagttaatacattaactaatgtttaactaatgaaccttattgtaaagtactactcttttttatttttgaatgaaattaaagaaattaatacttttatacagcaaggatgcattaaattgatcaaaagtgacagtaaagacattttaatgtttttctatttcaaataaatgctgttattttgaaagaatcctggtaaaaatgtacacaacagttttcaacacttatgataataataaatgtttcttgagcagcaaatcagcatattagaatgatttctgaaggatcatgtgacactgaacactggagtaatgatgctgaaaatttagctttgcacctcaggaataaattacattttaaaatatattaaaatacaaaacagttattttaaaatgtaataataattcacaatattactgttaatcaaataaatgcatccttggtgagaataagacacttcttttaaaaacattaaaaatcgtaccaaacttttaaacggcaGTGTACATGTCCTGCTTTGTTTCATAGTAAAATCATGGTAACCATGAGCAAAACCATTGATGGCTCCTCATTACCAGGATGATTCCTACtttgcaatacattttaatgtccccatcatttatgttttaatatattggaTAAAATACTACACTTTTGAGTAACACTTATAcgttttactacatttttttacatatgGAAATCATATCAGCCAGTTTACATAAGGTAACTATTTTCTACACAACAAACCATCGTACTTGTTGTAACCAATGACCGAGTACATTAAGTCAGTCCcctaaaataatatttagtatAGTCTAAatctacaaaaacattttatcaaatataATGTTTACCACAGTTAAGTTAGTGTAgaattaaagtaaaacattttcgCAAGCGACTTTTAATCCTTGTAGATGGTTATACATATTATTTAGGAGACTtctatacaattttttttattatttatatatatttttctctctttgaaCTCACTATAAATCTCTAcagttattgattagctaaaGTCATCATCTCACCTTGTTTCGCAGAGGCGAGTCTTTTTCGCAGTAAATCTTTCCAATGTGCGGTTTTGTCGTTTGCCATTCTTAACTTTATTCAGTCATAATATGTTTTAAACTAACAAGCTTGAAACTAATTATTAATCAAACTGTAATATGTTCGAGTAACCAAGGCGGTTGATCATCTGTTTACATCTCTGACCAAAAGGCGCACGAGTGACGTAATTGAAGTGCGACTACACAGAAGAGTGAATGGCTGCTCGCATTGGCATGCTCTTGCTTTCTGGTTAGAATTCAATAACCTTTGACTAGATTCTGTAAGTTAGTTGTTCTTGCTTAAATTACCGATGATTGTTTTGGCAAAATTGcgtttaaaagaaaataagcgAAATCTTAGTGAGTTTATCTATCTGAGGATCTCAATTTTGTGTGCTTAAGTACAGAAGGACATTTCTTTAGCAGATAAGTTGCTGAATATTATTTATATCTATTAATTttaggtatatatatattaagtaaCTTTATAAAGTTAATCTGTTTTGTATGTACGTTGATCAGTAAAACTTAATTcacaaagcaatgacattttgaaacagaatatgtaatatattataagTAGCTCATTTGTTTGTGGTGGGACATTTACataaatcacctttaaagtagTGCACAGTCTGAAAAATATAGTAGACTTGTAAGGAAATGGGATCTCTTGTTGTGTCAAATTCAAGGACTTGCATGAAGCATCTATGCACATGGGTTGTCAACCCTCTGTATTTCAGGCCTGGTTTACCACAATATAACATTATGCTTGCTGTCAGGTTTATCATAAATCCACACACACAGTTTTACAGCACAAAAGGAGGCAAACAAGCCGAATTACACAGCCGAGTTACCAAAGAAAAAGGATTCACCTCTAGAACAAGGCCTGCGTTCCCAAATTCAGTATTCACTGCTGGAACAGCCAAAAAAACTGCTGAATTTATGAAAAAGCAAGCTGGGATGGATACAGAAGAGCCATCAAATAATACACCTGCGAGAAGCAGAGGATCTCTAAAAGTTGCCCTTCCTGATCATCCACTGACCACGTCAGAATGGACAAAATTCAAAGAGGAGTCCTCTAA
This window of the Ctenopharyngodon idella isolate HZGC_01 chromosome 17, HZGC01, whole genome shotgun sequence genome carries:
- the ppp2r3c gene encoding serine/threonine-protein phosphatase 2A regulatory subunit B'' subunit gamma, with amino-acid sequence MANDKTAHWKDLLRKRLASAKQDGKTEEEKKAEETELFTKYYTDWKGGEKGEDDSFKHIPRFYYRLPAEDEVLLQKLREESRAVFLQRKSRELLDNEELQNLWFLLDKHQVPPTTGDEAMISYESFLKVGEQAGAKCKLFFTARVYAKLLHNDPYGRISIMQFFNYVMRKVWLHQTRIGLSLYDVAGQGYLRESDLENYILELIPTLPQLDGLEKSFYSFYVCTAVRKFFFFLDPLHTGKIKIQDILACSFLDDLLELRDEELSKESQESNWFSAPSALRVYGQYLNLDKDHNGMLSKEELSRYGTGTLTSVFLDRVYQECLTYDGEMDYKTYLDFVLALENRKEPAALQYIFKLLDMENKGYLNVFALNYFFRAIQEQMKIHGQEPVSFQDVKDEIFDMVKPKDPYKITLQDLVNSGQGDTVSSILIDLNGFWTYENREVLVANDTDSSTADLDDT